acaaataaCTTTGCCGTAGccaacacacactgatgttatCCATTGCTTACCTTCATTGAACTGCTCTCCAGCCCTGGCCCCATTAACCAGTAATCCGCAGACTGGCAGCTGGCCATTACCGTGGCAACGGTGAGCTGGGAGAAAACTGCTTGCTGGTTCAAAAGTAAAGAGGAGTGTTGTGAAGGACAGAGATGAACTCTTTTGTCCTgtaaatgtgtctttttcatatttctgaATACAAAAAACTCTATTTCTTACAAATTTTCACCTCCCCTCTTTACACATTCGGAGGTGATgattgaaagttttttttaatatgctcgtttgatttctgttttgttctttcaggCGGATTGAAATCAATTCCAAGGATGGAGTATAATTATATCATGTATGTCTCTGCAGTTCTAACAGAcgtgcagacagacaggtgcaTTCTGAATGGCTTACACATCTACTGTAGAGGAGCTTGTCCTTCATGTCATGAAAAATTATTGGTTAATGATGTTTTAGTCTGTAGCCATTTCAGTGTGTGAGTTAAGTCTCTGCCCCATTTACCTAGATAAGCAAGGAcagatttaacattttatggaatttcaaacattttgacaaaACTCCTTTCAATTTGGGGttgacaaaaaataagtcaGATAAAGTGTGTAAATGTACAGCCTTTTGGAAACTGTCAGTATAATAAAGATACATTAAATTCCTTGCAGTAACGATGTGTTTATGTTGATATGTGTGTTACAAATTAGCGTAACCTTACAGCTGTTGGTGTACAGTCAGTGCTTTTCTTATGGAGGTTGTGGCACAATGAAGTTGTACAACATCTAAATCACACCAGTAGACACACTGAAATTACACAGAGGCCTGCTGATGAATGTTTAACATATTGTGAACAAAACTTGAAAAACAGAATTCAATGAAGAATTTAAACAGGCACAGgttaaaatctgcaaaaacgTCTAATTTGGGGCTTTAAATTTTGCGTTATGAAAGGAAATGGAGTGTAcacagatgaatttaatgtcaTCGGCTCTTCCACATGtctgaaaatgtcattacaCACTGCAGCAGGTCTTTCTCCGACCCCTTCTGTCTCGCGGCCTCAACACAGGGGCACCTCAGTTGGGGATTCACAACCGTAATAGATTTCAGAACCGGCTAAACTAATTTTCTTAAAGAAGAGTTTGTAGGACTTAATGAGGCATAACTAATGGAGGTCCCACAATCATCAGTGCCATGCTGGAAGCACTGTGGCGGGACAGAGCAGCCATTGATTCTTGCTTCAAACCTCTTGAGTTCCTAATCAGCTTCTTTAGTTGTGCGTTTCAGGCCTGACAAACCCATTGTTGGCCTGTGTCACTGGAGGTCAGTAGTTATTAGTGGCAACTGAAAACAGTTTCTCTAACTACTTATGAGAGAATTGAATAACATGCATAGGGGGACTTGGAGGGGGGATTACTGGCAGCGCAGAGAGTCCGGTCGGCGCAGGACAGAATGTGACATGGTTTTCTAATAAGGGAtgccccccccaccaccaccactgacacacacacacacacacacacacacacacacacacacacactcctaacCTGGTCCTTCAACCTCTGcctccccccccctcctcccccttctAGTATAGACAGTTGTGAATAGTGATCAGGAGGTTGCTTCAGCCCTGCAATGCATAACATTACCAAAACTGTATTCATAGTAAGCCATGAATGCAGCCAGGCCACAAATAGAAAAAAGCTTGTATGCATCTGTATGCATTTGAGTTCATGTTATCATCAAACCAAAGGCAATAATAAAAGTGTGGTTTCATGTATTTAATTTCATGAAAATCTATTAGTGTGAGAAAAGCTTTCAGAGTCCTATGACCTccttgaaatgtgttttttttttccccccactctGTAGGAAGATGATTATTTGCACTTGTTTCTTTTCCTCATTCAAAAATGACTGGAGCTGGAGAACTTCTCGCTTTCTGGGGCAAAGACTTGCAGACTTGCTGTGAGTCATTCCGTGGAAAGCAAACAAATCCAAGAGGCACAGGTTTGTCATAGAAAAGAGAAAGATTGTCTCTGCTTGGCAGAATACGAGGGCGATACACTAATTAAAATCTTGCTCTGTGTCCCTCAGAACTTGCCAATTCAATGCATTCATTCTTtcagtaaaatgaaaaagcGGCCCTCGCCTCTCCTAATCATTTCACATGGGGCAAGATGTGGGGACTATTTCTGGAGAAGAGGAACAGAAGAAGTGGTTCAGCCTGTTGcagtaaactttaaaaaatactacTGACTCAATACCATGATCACCATCATGATTAATGCTGTCTGTATGCTATCACAAATATGCATTTAAACTACCACACGGAATATCAAATGAAGTGGATcacattattttgtcattacTTGTGAGTGTTTCAGGAAAATCTTACTCATCCACCAGTGCATCCAAAAAGTAGGCCAGACTATGATTTTAGTTCAGTGTTTCCTACTTTAAAATGCCTTTCCATTAACagcaacaacatgaaacaaactcTCATCTTCTTGTACCagcaaattagaaaaaaaaacagaattgtgTATGATGATGGTTATATGTTTCTGTGTAAACTATGCAGCCAATAATGTTAAGCCCTTGCCAATTAGCGCTCTCCAGGTTGCTAGGTCGCCATGGTCAATTGAGGAACACATCAATAGGACTTGAAAAGGTTTCTCTGCGATCAGACCTTCTGACATATTAAGTAGAATAATGGAGAGTAAGGGGACTGGGGGGGCTGCAGAGACTGAAGCAAGGTTTCCTTATGCATTCACATTATGCTGTGCAACCTGCAATTACCTGAGAAGAATAgtctaaaaaaatctttacatcAGTAAGACAGAATGTCGCCTGCTTTGCATTCCATGCTAACAGTAAATATGGCATTGAAGTAGGAACAGACCCCTTCTAGCCCTGATGGAAATATTTGCTTTTCGTAATAGAGGCAATTTTATATAATGTGAGACTTATTCAgtcgatttgtttgtgtatGTAGATATGAGCCCTGTGTGCATGTACATGAGCAAGTGCACATGCGTGTGGGTGTGGACGTTGTTAACACGGACAACCTTTGTGCAGGTTCTGCAAACATGGAAGCAACGCCACACTGAAGCAACTGCAGCCCCAAAACTTTCCAGACACAAATGATGATGCCAGCACCAATTACAGTGCCCAGCCTGTCTCATATGTCCTTACAAAGAGaggtaccccccccccccaataaacTGAGAGAAGCAACAGGCACAATAGCCAGTGATTACCAAGCATAGCCTATTAGTGCGCCATAACTATAGCTattgaaaagagaaaagaatggCTTCACCTCCACTTTCATTTCATGTGGTCCACCATCAAAAGCTTTGTTGACAGCTCATTCATGCCCTCAATTTAGAGACAAAATCTATCAGAAGCATCTTGCAGCATCAAAGTGTATATTGTGGAATGCATTTCTCTTTTTAATGCTCTTATCAAACTCCCTTCTGATGGAGTTGTGGTGCTCAATTCCAAATGTCAGGAGCATATTGGCTCTGGCGCTTCCTTCGAGTGTGGGGATGATAGCACATATACATACAGCTGCCAGGTATGTGAAGGGGTTGGAAATGGAGGCTCTCCAAGGTCTCCATTGAGATACACTGAtagccatcatcatcatcacagggTGTCATCAGCAAGGGGATTGAGAAGTAATTTCCGAACGTGTTTAAATGACCACAGGAAATGAAATGTTAGATTCTATTATCAGCCGCTGCTGGTGTAAAAAAGGTTTTGGAGGACAGAAGCAAAGGGGAACCGACACTGATGCTAAGTGATGACCttaaacactttggagtttgTTTGCACAAATCATTCATCTTTTACAGAGATGGAACAGAATGAggctcatctgtgtgtgtgtgtgtgtgtgtgtgtgtgtgtgtgtgtgtgtgtgtgtgtgtgtgtgtgtgtgtgtgtgtgtgtgtgtgtgtgtgtgtgtgtgtgtgtgtgtgtgtgtgtgaataaaaaGAAAGTGGGACAATGTGTTAGTGAGTACTTTGGAACATCTGCTTACAATGCTTTTCAGTGCATCAGAAGTAAATGTGCATATCAGtatcatttaaattaaaatacagtggagaccaaaaaataaagcatgcaGTATTCAATACAGAGATCCTTTTTCATTATCTTTAAATTCATATCATCTTTGAACCTTATTGGTATATATTTTGCAAAACAGAGAACGGGACAGATTTGAtaacaataaatacagagagatttaaaaaaaaacaaaaacaaaggagatttaaccctaatttttttttttaaattatggcaATTAATCTAGATATCAGGAGCATCTTTCTCATTTTAATAGCAACATGCTCAAAGCTCTTTGAACTGATTGCAGTAGAGCTTCATTTACATTGACATTCAGTTttagtaaaatgaaatttaaatgaaaaaaatttagACTAAAAGTTTTAAATAAGTCTAATACACAAAAGGAAGTCAGTAATTTATTTTACTTGTATTGATTGTATTCGAAACCTTTTATTTTAAGTGAAGGCTGGgcatagtaataataataataataataatgataataataataataataatgttattatcttcaataataatattacagggcaTGTACTCCATTCCGTTAGATAATGTATTCGTTCTTATTATAATAATTGCAAGTTATTTTGTATTTGATAGAAACTCGCGTTTGCAATAAAATTGACCAATTACACTGCGGCAAAACAGAGTAAGACTAAACTGATTCAAGagctttttgaaagaaagaaagaaagaaagaaagaaagaaagaaagaaagaaagaaagaaagaaagaacgatttagtaatataataaatataataatgcaCTGATTAATTAATGCTAATATTGAAACTGCTGGAAAATGTAGATGATTTTTCAAAGGCTGATGCCCGGTCTTAGAGTCTTGCAGACATCTCCCATGAAAGGCAgtcctccaaaatgtcaccTGAACAATGCTGGCTCCCTCATCGACCTTGCTTTCCAGCTCAATTTGGTCTCAATCACAACATAATGAAAATGCACTCCAAAACAGATcccttttaaaaattacttgTCCACGAATAGCTCTCACACTTCAAGTTATTTATTGTTAACGTTCACTTGGTTTTGAAACATGTACAGCAGCCATCACGCATTTGTTCCTTTTTAACTtacaaaagaataaagaaaacataaagGTGGACGCAATAACGATTATTATACAGTTAAACGCATTCTTGTGTGTTAGCCAAATATACAAGTCCCTACTTTATTCAATAAGTCTAAATGAATACATTAGTTTACAATATTAATATGATAAAATATCAGGTTATCACCGCAAATAAGGAGTGGTGGCTTAGTACTTCAAACCTGATCCCACCTTTCCCCCAGTCCGAACTCAAGTGAAGCAGCATTCCTTTTTGTTTCAACAACATAGACTACGTTTAAAACATAATGAGGAAGGTCCAAAACATGGATTACAAAAGGTCCAGAAACGACATAATTGCGTTCAAGGGCGGCCATTTctgtaatgttcaaaaataGACTCCCCTGTCAGAGATGTCAAGAAAATGTGCCCTGATCAGCTGGTGCGCCTCTGTGCGCCTTGTCCTCTACCACACCAAAGGGCCTCCTTTTTCAGCCCTCAgcataacatatatatatatatatatatatatatatatatatatatatatatatatatatatatatatatatatagtttgcAATGGTGtgcttttgctgcttttgcATGGGCTCATCCGCAGGTTCACATAGAAAAAGTGGAAAGTGACAGTACTGTATTAGGTCCTACCACGTTCTGCCGTAGAGGAGGTTTGAGCTGACCATGTTACTGGTGTAATCTACAGCAGATGTGTCTATCTGGGCCATGTTGAGCTGGCTGTGCAGTGAGGGGGGGCTGGGCGACATCTCCTCCAGCTCCAAAGCGTTCACCTGCTGCTGGCTTTGATGCTGGCTGAGGCTGCCGGTCGAGGATGCGAGCACGACTCCGGCTCCGTTCTGTTGTTGGCTTTGTTGTTGATTCTGCTGCACCTGTTGCTGGTTCGGCGTTGGCGTATTCGAGCCGTTCTGGCACGGTTTACCGTCCTTCACCAGAACAGGCACGGCTACGCGCCTCGGGGACTGCGCCTGCTGTTGGCACAGGTTACCgtcctgttgctgctgctgctgcagctgttgcgCTGCCTTGTCCTTGGCCTGGCGCTTCATCTTGTACCGGTGGTTCTGAAACCAGATCTTCACCTGGGTCGGCGTCAGGTGGATCATGCTGGCCAGGTGCTCCCTCTCAGGCGCCGACAGGTATTTCTGCTGCTTAAACCTCCTCTCCAGCTCGTAAACCTGCGCCTGCGAGAACAGGACGCGCCGTTTCCGTCTGGGCGCAGCGTGGAGAACTGGCATGGCTTTGGTGGCGTCCGCCATTCCTGTGAGACTCCCCATGCCGGTCATGTTCATACCTGTGGAAGGTCCCATGAATCTAGAaacttaaaaatatacatacatatacgtGCGTTCAATAAACAGAAGAGGAGAACACTATTTCGCCTGAAGTAGTCTTGATTGATTATTGGCTGTAAAATGCGTTATTTATTGAAGTTGG
This is a stretch of genomic DNA from Acanthochromis polyacanthus isolate Apoly-LR-REF ecotype Palm Island chromosome 1, KAUST_Apoly_ChrSc, whole genome shotgun sequence. It encodes these proteins:
- the nkx2.4a gene encoding NK2 homeobox 4a isoform X2; the encoded protein is MSLSPKHTTPFSVTDILSPIEETYKKFSGMDGAGNLTSPLGAYRQPQVSQTGMQQHSMGHNASVATTYHMPHTVSQFSHSAMGGYCNGSIGNMGDLPSYQESMRNSAAATGWYSTNPDPRYSTSMNMTGMGSLTGMADATKAMPVLHAAPRRKRRVLFSQAQVYELERRFKQQKYLSAPEREHLASMIHLTPTQVKIWFQNHRYKMKRQAKDKAAQQLQQQQQQDGNLCQQQAQSPRRVAVPVLVKDGKPCQNGSNTPTPNQQQVQQNQQQSQQQNGAGVVLASSTGSLSQHQSQQQVNALELEEMSPSPPSLHSQLNMAQIDTSAVDYTSNMVSSNLLYGRTW
- the nkx2.4a gene encoding NK2 homeobox 4a isoform X1 → MSLSPKHTTPFSVTDILSPIEETYKKFSGMDGAGNLTSPLGAYRQPQVSQTGMQQHSMGHNASVATTYHMPHTVSQFSHSAMGGYCNGSIGNMGDLPSYQESMRNSAAATGWYSTNPDPRYSTISRFMGPSTGMNMTGMGSLTGMADATKAMPVLHAAPRRKRRVLFSQAQVYELERRFKQQKYLSAPEREHLASMIHLTPTQVKIWFQNHRYKMKRQAKDKAAQQLQQQQQQDGNLCQQQAQSPRRVAVPVLVKDGKPCQNGSNTPTPNQQQVQQNQQQSQQQNGAGVVLASSTGSLSQHQSQQQVNALELEEMSPSPPSLHSQLNMAQIDTSAVDYTSNMVSSNLLYGRTW